From Deltaproteobacteria bacterium:
AAAAAATGTACCGACGATGGGAAGGATGATGGCGAGAGAATAGGTGAGCGCCATGGTAATGATGCCGTATTCACCGACAAAAAAGTCCTTTACAATCTGCCAGGGAACGATGCGTTCGAAGACTTTGATGAAAAAAGGGTTGATATACCCTTCAAAAACCGTGCTCTCGAGAAAGTCAACGAGCGTTCCCGCACCAAACTGCCCGACGAAGACGTAGGCAAGGTAGAGTGCTGCCAGGAGAAACGGGATCCCATAGACGGGATGCATGGTCGCTTTCCCGAGGCTGTTCATTACGCTGCTTTTCTTCGCTCCCGCCTTCTCTTTGAAGAGGCTGACGATGGTTTGAATTTTCTGGTGCCGCGCGTTGTTGATGTGGTACGCGACGGGCACGCCGACCTTTTTTTCCAGTTCGTGCCTGATGGCATCGAGTCGGGATATCTGGTTCTCCGTGAAGTGGTCGTGCAGCCATCGGGTCAATGACTGGTCACCGCATATTATGGCTATGGAAAGACCCCTCACCGCGCTCGAGAATCCATTGTTTTCGAGTATTGCGCTAACCTTCGTAATGCTCTCTTCGATGATATCGCCATAGTGGACCGTGAACTTGCCCGCCCGTGCGTTATCTATGATTCCCATGATCTTCTCGAACCCTTTCCTTCTGACTGCGACTGTCTTGACCACGGGAATTCCAAAGACGTCAGAGACCTTTTCACTGTCGATCGACAGGCCATGCTTTTCCGCCTCATCCATCATGTTCAATATCAATCCCATGGCAACACCGAACTCGGACAGCTGAATCGTTACGCTCAGGGAGCGCTCCAGGTTTTTTGAGTCGCATACCTGAAGGACCGTCGAAGAATTTTCCGTGAGGATTATGTCCCGCGTAACCTTCTCGTCCTCGGACATGGGAAGGAGAGAGTTGATGCCCGGCGTATCGATAATCTCCATCACGCTTCCACCCGGCTTGTAAACGCCCTTTGAAATCTCCACCGTCGTACCGGGGTAATTGGAAACGGTAACGTACCTGCCCGTCAGGTGACCGAAGATAACGCTTTTGCCGACGTTAGGAGCCCCGACGAGAATTATCTTTCCAGCGGCTCTCTCCTTGGCATCGACCCTATTTTCTCCGTGGCACTTCATGGAGGTTCCCCCGTCTACTTTCGGCAATCAAGGCAGATGCCGAATATATAGAGCGAATGGTCGATGATTTTGAAATCATGCTTATCCGCTATTATTTTTTGGAGTATTTCTATTTCGGGATCGCTGAATTCGGTGATTTTTTTACAGACGAGGCAGCAGATATGATCGTGATGCATTGCCATACCGTTTTCGAACCGCTTCTTACCATCCCCTATCTCGATCGATGAAGCGTAACCCAGCTCCTCGAGGGTCCTGAGTGTTCTGTAAACGGTTGCATACCCGATGCCCGGATTTTGCTCTCTGACTTTCCTGAAGAGTTCGTCAACGGAAACATGCTCCTCCAAGGTGAAAAACATTTTCATTATTTTCCGTCTTGTCTTTGATGCTTTCATGCCCTTTTTTTTTAGTTCTTTCTCAACTTTACCCAGGAATTCTTCCACTTTCCCCCCTATCTCACTTCCTTTCGCTGCGGGATAAATTGAAAATGATTTTCATAATAATAAAAAGAAAATAAACGTTAGTCAAGGAAAATAATTTTCCCCATCGTTAAAAGAAGCTTTTGCCGTTAAATCCGGGGCGGTTGTTGCCCGGCTCAAGAACCCTGTTTCTTCTTTTTCTTCGTGGGGCTCTTTTTTTCGGCAGGGGGGAGGTACTCTATGATCGCCATCTCCGCACCGTCTCCAGCCCTGAACCCGGTCCTGACGATACGTGTATAGCCTCCGTTTCTATCCTTGTATCTTTTCGCCAAAACATCAAAAACCTTTGCGGTGTTCTGCTTGTCCACAAGGATCGCAAAGAGCATCCTGCGGGCATGGGTCGTATCTTTTTTACCCAGGGTTATCGCCTTATCAGCTATCCTGCGCAACTCCTTGGCTTTAGCCACCGTGGTCGTGATCCTTTCGTGATCGATGAGAGAGTTGAGCAAATTTTTAAGCAGGGCCTTCCTGTGCGATGGACTCCTTCCCAGCTTTCTGTGATCTTTAGCGTGGCGCATGCCCCTCTCCTTACTTATTCTTCCTTCGGAACCTCAATTTTCTTATCCTCCTCCACCTTGAAATTATCAACTTTCATACCAAGGTAAAGGCCCATTTCCTCGAGAACCTGCTTGATCTCATTCAGGCTCTTTTTGCCGAAGTTCTTCGTTTTCAGCATTTCCTGCTCTGTCTTCTGCACCAGCTTGCCTATGTATTTGATGTTAGCGTTCTTGAGACAGTTATACGCCCTTACCGACAGTTCGAGTTCATCGATGGTTCTGTAAAGTTTTTCGCTGAACTCGTCATCTTTTATTTCCTCTTCGACCGCTTCATGTTCCTCTTCTTCAGGCTCTTCAAAATTTATAAAGATAACGAGCTGGTCCTGAAGAATCCTGGCAGCGTATGCCACTGCATCGGCAGGAAGAAGGGAGCCGTCCGTCCAGATTTCGATTATGAGCCTGTCGTAATCGGTCTGCTGCCCGACCCTGGCATTGGTAACGTCAAAGTTAACCCTCTTTATGGGGGAGAAAATTGCATCAATGGGAATCGTGCCGATGGGAAGATCCTCTTCGATGTTCTTCTCTGCGGCCATATATCCCTTGCCCATCCTCATCGTTAGCTCAATTTTCAGAGACCCACCCTCCAGGACTTCCGCGATGTGATGGTCCTTGTTGATAATTTCGACGTGATGATCGGTTACGATGTCTCCCGCAGTAACTTTCTTGGGCCCCTTCACATCGATACTTCCCGTTCGCGGCTCATGGGAGCTCGTCCTCAATTGAACACCCTTGAGATTGAGGATTATGTCCGTGACGTCTTCCACGACTCCCTGGATCGAGGAAAACTCATGCTGCACACCCTCTACGGAAAGCGACACGATTGCAGCTCCCTGAAGGGACGAAAGAAGGATTCGCCTGAGGGCGTTTCCGATCGTGGTCCCAAAGCCCCTCTCGAGGGGTTCG
This genomic window contains:
- the feoB gene encoding ferrous iron transport protein B: MKCHGENRVDAKERAAGKIILVGAPNVGKSVIFGHLTGRYVTVSNYPGTTVEISKGVYKPGGSVMEIIDTPGINSLLPMSEDEKVTRDIILTENSSTVLQVCDSKNLERSLSVTIQLSEFGVAMGLILNMMDEAEKHGLSIDSEKVSDVFGIPVVKTVAVRRKGFEKIMGIIDNARAGKFTVHYGDIIEESITKVSAILENNGFSSAVRGLSIAIICGDQSLTRWLHDHFTENQISRLDAIRHELEKKVGVPVAYHINNARHQKIQTIVSLFKEKAGAKKSSVMNSLGKATMHPVYGIPFLLAALYLAYVFVGQFGAGTLVDFLESTVFEGYINPFFIKVFERIVPWQIVKDFFVGEYGIITMALTYSLAIILPIVGTFFIGFGIMEDSGYLPRLAVMVDRLFKKIGCNGKAVLPLILGLGCDTMATLTTRILETRKERLIITLLLALGIPCSAQLGVVLGMLGSLGMFATIVWMLFIIAIIISVGFLAAKLIRGEEVDFIMEIPPLRIPQFKNILIKTMARIEWYLKEAVPLFVLGTVILFLFDRFGILELIEKASSPVIVGLLDLPPKAAESFIIGFLRRDYGAAGLFSMQKAGLLDTRQVMVSLITITLFIPCIANFFVIIKEQGKRIATYIFLFIFPFAIFVGFLFNKFIRILDIHF
- a CDS encoding transcriptional repressor, with protein sequence MEEFLGKVEKELKKKGMKASKTRRKIMKMFFTLEEHVSVDELFRKVREQNPGIGYATVYRTLRTLEELGYASSIEIGDGKKRFENGMAMHHDHICCLVCKKITEFSDPEIEILQKIIADKHDFKIIDHSLYIFGICLDCRK
- a CDS encoding DNA-directed RNA polymerase subunit alpha translates to MFQRNWKELIKPKRVNIDAQSATGYYGKFVAEPLERGFGTTIGNALRRILLSSLQGAAIVSLSVEGVQHEFSSIQGVVEDVTDIILNLKGVQLRTSSHEPRTGSIDVKGPKKVTAGDIVTDHHVEIINKDHHIAEVLEGGSLKIELTMRMGKGYMAAEKNIEEDLPIGTIPIDAIFSPIKRVNFDVTNARVGQQTDYDRLIIEIWTDGSLLPADAVAYAARILQDQLVIFINFEEPEEEEHEAVEEEIKDDEFSEKLYRTIDELELSVRAYNCLKNANIKYIGKLVQKTEQEMLKTKNFGKKSLNEIKQVLEEMGLYLGMKVDNFKVEEDKKIEVPKEE
- the rplQ gene encoding 50S ribosomal protein L17; translated protein: MRHAKDHRKLGRSPSHRKALLKNLLNSLIDHERITTTVAKAKELRRIADKAITLGKKDTTHARRMLFAILVDKQNTAKVFDVLAKRYKDRNGGYTRIVRTGFRAGDGAEMAIIEYLPPAEKKSPTKKKKKQGS